The following nucleotide sequence is from bacterium BMS3Abin14.
CACCGGGAATGACAATTTAACATTCAGCCAAGCATAGATTGGACCTAGGAAATTCATGATGACCACGGCGATGAAAGCCGCAAATAAATTACCTTTCGTCGGTCCCCAGCCACCGAAATACGTTGCAAAATAACTGGCAAATCCGAAGAACATACCGGGAACAAACTGAAATAGCTTTGTCCGGCCAAGCGACATCATCAAAGCATTAAAGACAAAGATGATAATCATTTGGCCCAGAATACCCCAGTTACCCGGAAACATCGGTGCCGTAGTTTGTATTACCAAAACGATAATCATGGCTGTAAACGAGCCCAAGGGCATAACCGGCCAAAGCTTTTTGAGGTTTTCTTTAGTGGGACCTCCGGCAGCAAATGTCCCGGCCCAGGTAATAAAGACAGCCCAGGGAGGAAAATTTGTCGGAGGCAGTGATAAGATAACCGTTGTTGCAGCTAAAACTGAAGCTACAATCTCAGAGGGAATCCGATTTTTCATAACGTTTTACACCTCTTCCTTTCCATCATTTTTACCGTAATTTCACCGTAATTTTTCGGCCAATTTGGTCTCCAATTGATTTTCCACGACTACCCTGCCGCCTTTAATTACATAGAGGGCAAGCGGTTGATCCTGAATTACATCGCATAACCTGCTGGAGTCAAACACAACCAGGTCCGCTTTTTTGCCCTTGGCAATGCCATAGGTATCTTCGATCCCCAGACACTTGGCAGCATTATAGGTAGCCATCTTCAAGACTTCCCGTTGTTGCTCGGCTGAACCCATGTGATGTGTTTCCGCCAATAGATAGCCAATCGGTAGAAGGTTACCATTGCCAAAAGGCGTAAAGGCATTGCGAATATTATTGGAAGCAAAGACAACGTTAACACCATGTTGCAACAGGGCCTGAACCGGTGCCATCCCACGCCGGACATTTTTCTTATCCTTACGCCCATTGAGATAAATATCCGTTGCCGGTAAAGGCATAATGGTTACATCGGCCTTGGCGATTTTGTCGAATAAGGGCCCGTGCTTGTCTACATCCAAGGCTCCAAGAGTTGTCACATGCCCCAAGGCTACCTTGCCTTGCATGCCATAAGCCGTCGTCATGTCGCAAATGGTTTCCGTAGTCATATACCGTGGATCATCGACATCATCCGTAAAGTCCACATGCATATCCAGGGGCAAACCATGTTTTTCTGCCATTTTAAAGACTATTTCCAGATGACGATTGGTGTCGTTAAGGTCTGTCTCGTTATAAGGACAAGCTCCGACAACATCAGCCCCCAGCCGGATACCTTCTTCCATGAGTTCCAGGGTATCGGGCGCTTTGATGATACCCTCTTGTGGGAAAACAACAATCTGCAAGTCAAGATATCCCGCGTATTTTTTTCGCAGCTCCAGCAGAGCTTGCACGCCAAGTAGCTTGGCAATCGGATCAACATCCGGATGCGCCCGCATGATTGTCGAACCATACATCATTGACCAACGCAGCACAGTCTCAGCCCGCTCGATCACATCATCTAAGGTATATTTTGCTTTTAAGACACCGGTATTATGGATAGCCTCAGCTAAGGTCCCGGAAACATTCGGCATACGTTCTTCCAGCAAGGCCTTGTCCGGATGCAGGTGACTCTCAACGAGACTTGGAATGACAACGTGACCCTGTATGTCAATAATTTCGATATCCTCCCCGCTCAAAATCTGCGGGGCTACCCCAGTTATTACCCCATCCTCGACAGATATATCCGTTAAGTCCTGGTCGTCGGAAACACGTGCGTTACGAAGTAATAGATCTCTCATTTTAATACTCCCTTCTAATAAGAAATTATAAAAGGTAGCTTTGGTAAGTGTTATATAGCCCTTTACCTACCTTAGGTAGTTGATGATCGGCCAAAATCCCTCCTTTCCTGTTTTGCCAAAGCAACACAATTATAATGGGTACAGACGCTGGATCGACGGCATTCTCCAGTTGCTGCACCACATTTATGAAAAGGCCACCCCCAAAAAGACCTTATGCAGACAAGTATATAAGGGGTTCCTCGCTGTTTTGAGCGGGTAGATGATATTCAACCTTTCAAACATGGAGGTGCCCCGGAATCTATTACTCAATTCTGCAGTGACATGTCTCCCGTTTTCATCTCCGGCATAGAGGCGGGGGATACCGAATCAACAGGAACCTGGTCACCATGGCTTATCTGATCGCTGGGAAGCTGCAATTCAATTTACCCACATGAAACAGCGAGGAACCGCCTTTTCTTCTATTTATGAATGAGTGAACGCTCATTTATTTATAGATTAACAGGGCCTTATTGTCAACAACTTTCCAATTCCGGCCTGTTTTTTGGATTATGAATGAACGTTCACTCATGTTTTATACACATTTAAAGCTTGGCGGTAGATTGTCGCCGATCCGGTTTTTTGCGCTTATCCCTGCTATCTCCTCATGAAGTCGCCAGATTACGCTCCAGGATAACCGGAAAATATGTGTCTGTATCATTTACTGGAAGGTTCATGAAAGTTGTGTTTGATCCTCACTACCTGACGGTAAGTTCCTCTCCTATGCAGGTCCCATTTAATTCATCTGTTCGAACAATCTTTGCGATTCATAAGGGACTTGGTCCCTCATGATGATGCAAGCGGCCAACCATGTGCGGTCACCGTTGTGGAAAATTTGATCAGGCGTTTGGGATTGCCTGAAACGCTCCGGGAATTAGGTCTTCCCGAGGGGCAGGCGGAGACGATTGCCGGTGATGTCATGACCGATCCCCAGACCTTCTGGAATCCCCGCCGGGTGATCCGGAGTGACCTGGTGGAGCTGCTGGAAAATGCCTGGTAGGCGGTCGGCCGTCAGACCGGCACTAGCGAAGCAAGCCCTCCATGGCCGTTTCTTTTCGGAACTTCTGGATCCGATATGATGATCCATCCGGGACCAGAGAACGGATTTTCTCTATATCACGCGTTGACAGCAGGGACTCTACGTTTGTTGTTCGAAACTCATGGGGAACTCCGCTTCCGGCTATAAGGTGGATGCTCCGGAGAATTTTTTCCTCATCAATCTTTACGCCTGCCAGACGGGCATACAATTCAAGCGGTGCCTTGATGTCCATGGCAATGTAGTCTAGTGTCCATCCGTAAACTCTAACCTGTTGATAATATTAGCAAATTGTGTGTTTTTTGTTTGTATTTTCCTTTGTTTATCATACACGATTTCGGTAACATATTGATATTATTGAATAAACCCTGTTGCCGGAGGTAGAAAATGCGTGAAAAACAGTTGGATCAGATGAGTATATTTTACACGATGCCGGGGCACAAGGTTGCCAAGGAGTTGGCCGCCATTTCCCTGATCGTTGATGACAATCCGGAGGTTCTTGATCTGGTCTACGGTGACCTTGTTCGTGACAATCGTACAGATACAGGTCGCACCGGGATGACCGCCGAGCAGGTTTTGCGTTGCACCATACTGAAGCAGTACCGGACTATGACCTATGATGAGTTGTCTTATCATCTTGATGATTCTCTGACTTTCCGAACGTTCGCCCGTCTGAATCCGACGCAATCTTTTGGAGGCTCCACTCTTCAGGAGAACATCAAGTCCGTATCGGTCGGCACATGGGAGAAGATCCACAACATCTTTGTCCGGCATGCCGTGTCCAGGGATATGGAGAAGGGCCGCAAGGT
It contains:
- the codA gene encoding cytosine deaminase, with protein sequence MRDLLLRNARVSDDQDLTDISVEDGVITGVAPQILSGEDIEIIDIQGHVVIPSLVESHLHPDKALLEERMPNVSGTLAEAIHNTGVLKAKYTLDDVIERAETVLRWSMMYGSTIMRAHPDVDPIAKLLGVQALLELRKKYAGYLDLQIVVFPQEGIIKAPDTLELMEEGIRLGADVVGACPYNETDLNDTNRHLEIVFKMAEKHGLPLDMHVDFTDDVDDPRYMTTETICDMTTAYGMQGKVALGHVTTLGALDVDKHGPLFDKIAKADVTIMPLPATDIYLNGRKDKKNVRRGMAPVQALLQHGVNVVFASNNIRNAFTPFGNGNLLPIGYLLAETHHMGSAEQQREVLKMATYNAAKCLGIEDTYGIAKGKKADLVVFDSSRLCDVIQDQPLALYVIKGGRVVVENQLETKLAEKLR